The following nucleotide sequence is from Mugil cephalus isolate CIBA_MC_2020 chromosome 18, CIBA_Mcephalus_1.1, whole genome shotgun sequence.
AGAACCTGCTCACCTGCCTGGCAGACCTGTTCCACAGTATTGCCAACCAGAAGAGGAAAGTGGGCGTCATACCCCCCAAGAAGTTCATCACGCGACTGCGCAAGGAGaatggtgagagagagaggagctgacCGGCCGCTTTGAAATTCTCACGTCTCTCTCGCGGAACGTCCTGATGTACCTGCTCGACCCGTAGCTGAACCGCGACTCGTTCTGCTTTGTTCCTCAGAGCTGTTTGATAACTACATGCAGCAGGATGCCCACGAGTTCCTGAACTACCTGCTCAACACCATCGCGGACCTGCTccaagaggagaggaagcaggagaagaCCAATGGCCGCCTTGCCAACGGCACACTGGACTcccagaacaacaacagcaatgcCACGCCCGCTCCCACCTGGGTCCACGAGATCTTCCAAGGCACTCTGACCAATGAGACCCGCTGCCTCACTTGCGAAACGGTGAGTTACCCTTGTGGATCCTCATAAACGTCCTTGTCTAACGATCTGCCTCAGCGCTCTAGGTGCAAGAATTCAAACTCTCTAAGagttgtttttatagttttacaaGGCGATGATCCTCCCTTTGTGTCGTTTGTAGACATTGATTGTCTATTGtttgaaattaattattaaGTCTGAAGTATTTTGAGCTCCTTTTAGTTTACTGTGGcgtctttttcctcttcagatAAGCAGCAAAGATGAGGACTTTCTGGACCTTTCAGTGGATGTTGAACAGAATACCTCCATCACACACTGCCTCAGGTTAATCAACACTGTACAGTCTGAagacacatacaaaaaatatcacaaacaaAAGTGCTagatttctgtctgtctgtggaaaAAGatccaaaaaatgttttttcttcattggtaaaaaaatatgaaggaaACGCACGCACTGGGGTTTGCAGTATTTTGAGATCTGAGTATCcatttacaaatgttttatgttcCCTCTCAGAGGTTTCAGTAACACGGAGACTCTGTGCAGTGAGTACAAATACTACTGTGAAGAATGTAGAAGCAAGCAAGAGGCACACAAGAGGTCAGTATGAAGTTTCACTCTCTAtgtaagattttattttatttttgtatgtggAGGGTGTTGAGTTATACTTagtacttcttctttttctttttttatcgtAGGATGCGTGTAAAGAAGCTACCAATGATCCTGGCTCTGCACCTGAAGCGCTTTAAGTACATGGAGCAGCTGCAGCGCTACACCAAGTTGTCATATCGCGTTGTCTTCCCCCTGGAGCTCCGCCTCTTCAACACCTCCGGGGACGCAACCAATCCTGAGAGGTTGTACGACCTGGTTGCTGTGGTGGTGCATTGTGGGAGGTGTGTAGGTGAAACGCGCTGCGAGAACACGATCTAACCATCTTCACAGCAACAACAGATGCGGGAGGCAGACAAATCATtgttctaataataaaaatccactCGATCCTCTTGACATTAGGATAAGTTACATTACAAACTAAATCTCTCTCATCACAATTCAGCTTTTGACCCACTGTGAGTGggcgtttgtgtttgttcaagGTGTTCCCCTGGTTTTCATGGCGAAGCCGACTATGATAGGATTAacagaataaagaaaataaatgaaaagatcaAACTTGTGCGGAGTTGATGTAAATTGAGTCCTCTCCCTTTGAGCTCTTGTTTCCTGGGGTTAATTCTGGAGAATGGACGTTTGAAGTGACGGTTCAGTTGTCATAGGGTtgtgataataatagtaagatTAACGAACCATGTCCTCTCTTCTTGGCTGTGTTACAGAGCTGCATTTTAGCCTTAAATGCACCCTAATGCTGGCTGTTATTTTTGAGAAGTTGTGAccatatttagtttatttagtcTGTTGCTAGGTGAcatgttttttactttttaatgaatgtggACGTCCCAGTAACTAGGTGTTGGTGTTGTTAGATGCTGCTGGGTCTGTTTGATGTcattctgcttctcttctcatttcctcttcatatctaaaaaaaaagtataagaGGCGTTAACATTACAGTATCTGAGTTGTCACATTTCTACAGAAGTTGAACATTTTTCATCACTTTCATGTCTAATTTTAGACACGTGAAAGGGGACGTGTAGTTTTTAAGTTTGCATGGGTGTGATTTTTATAGTTGAATCTGTGTGAATCTGTGGAGCTAATGAATTGTCTTGCTTCTCCTCAGTGGTCCAAACAGAGGTCACTACATTGCCATTGTGAAAAGCCACGacttctggttgttgtttgatgATGATATTGTAGAGGTGAGTCAGTGCATATTTCACATTCAgcattcacagtattttttttttatttttttttctcccctctaaCCCTTTTTTCATGTCCTGTTTTTTGCTCTTGTAGAAAATCGATGCTCAGGCCATAGAAGAATTCTACGGTCTGACCTCTGAAATCTCCAAGAACTCTGAGTCGGGCTACATCCTGTTTTACCAGTCCAGAGATTAAATGTTTGTGCTTCACCGCGTAAACCAGGAGAGATGCTTTGTTCCCTCTTTGGTGGGGCGCGTTTTCgggggggaagggagggggcaGCAGACTGAAAATACACCACGGCAGCCCGCATGGTGTCGTACCTGCCCCCGCGCAGCTGTAATTCAtacctgtgctttttttttttttttttttattatggtaaCGCACTCAGCGCTGCAGCTCAGCCGTGGAcgtccctccccccttcccctcccctcccctcctccagtACGTACCAGCTGACCCCGCTGGCCTCTCATGAGTCCTTCCCGTCCCCCCCGCCATCCaccgctgctgccgccgccgccaggACAATGAGACGATAATGAATGCAAACTGTGtcaaaattgtttaaaaaaaaaaagaaacaaaagaaaggaaaaagaatgaGGGTTGTACAGATGTTGGTTGCTTGTATGAGTGGCGTTCTAGTTTTTGCCTTGGGTGTGGGGTGAATGggtatttaataattcataTGATGTAATATTGGCCTGGCATCTTCAactcccaccccccacccccctttaaaaaaaaaaaaaaatgtcaagccAGGATGTGCTGAGAGTGGATCATGTTTTTGATCACTGATGTAAAGAGAAAACCGATGGgggggagggtggtgggggggtgtccTACATACAGGGCACACCGGGCTGTGTATTTCTACAGTGTACAGAATGGTATTTGTATAAATATTACAAGAAGATAATATTATCATTGGAAAATGTTAGACCTTGAGAAGATGTATTAACACTATGGTGCACTTTTGATACTGTTTTGTAGGTGTTGGAAAGCTTAATGTGAGGGTTTGCTTGAAAAGGCCTGTTGTGAAGcgatcattttctgttttaaagaaaaagaaataaagccAGTAAGATTGAGACAGGGTGTGctctgctttctgttttctgggTCCTACAGGTGCGCACTGATGACTCATACGCGCTCAACGTCGCCCACTGGCGGCGCTACCTGCTACTGCCGCCTCCACCACTGCAACAGGAGCTATTTTTAATCCATTCAGACCCAAAAGGCAGGTGCTCAGAGAGGgggctaaaaaaataaaataaataaatcagcccaCACCAGTGCTCGGTCAGCAAGCCGTGGTTAAATCCATGCGTATCAACAAGTCATCCATCAGCTGAGGTGTCTTGAGATGTGGCAGAAGATGGAGGACTGGtagtgggaggaagaggagggagggaaggagggaggtgaggcTGGTGACACACATCAGGTTGCTGTTAATAGCACAGACAGGACCAGAATAGCAGAGCCTCGCAGGAGGAAAGCGGAGACTCTGCATCCAGCATCTtcatatatgaaaaaaaaaaaattatatgtgaaaaataaaagcgaCCAAAAGGTGTGGAAATGTGAGAATGGGTGTACTGGACGTCGAAGCACATAATTTCACGTGCATGTGCAGACACATCGTTACACCTGTCCACTGTCCTTGACACCAGACGTTTAGCTCTTTTAACGGAGTTCAGCCGCTCTCTCTGGTAGTCTGGCCCATCTGGAactcctccttcatcatcatcatcgcgaccccctcctctcctcctctcctcctcctcctcctcctcctcctcctcatcttctcttcCACTCGCTGCTCCCCGCACAGCCGCAGTCCACAGCGATGCGCCGTTAACAGCAGAGCCACTCCGcgctcttttcctcctcctcctcctcctcttcttcttcttcttcctcctcttcctcttcctccagcatCCCTCTGCCCGAGCTGCGTCTCTGTCTGCCGGCGCTGCACCATCCTCATCGGTACCATGGACATACAGGGCAGTCCTTCTTCCATCTAGACGGGAAGTCTCACCTCACGGAGTCAAGGTAGGCGGGATGGGATCATCGAGCATCCTTCACATGcatgaggagggggagaaaacaaGGCaggctgccttttttttcttcttcttcttcttcttcttcctctagCATCCCTTTTGCTGACGTGGAGCAGCCTCTGTGCTTCTCTGATGCAAGGTGCACAAAAGCAGCGCCGTGCGGACACCGTCGGTGGCTTAGTTAGGAGCCCGTTTCCACGACGGGTGCGGTATCTTCTGCTGTGAAGAGCGGCACTTGGTCGCCGACAGCTGCGTGAATTATTGTCATCGGTAGTGGAGGGTTATCGATGCCGGCTGTCGTGGCTGGAGATTTGCTGCTAACCATAATCTGGATTCCCCCCACCCTCCCGTCCACTTTAAAGCTCTCCACGTGTGATCTATACTCCTCTGTTATAAATGCTCTAAACAATCATTGGGTTTAATTCCCAGGGGAAACATAAATGACCTGTTAACCACCCGGAGCAGCAACGGAGATGCAGATTTTGGTATCAcaggttttaattatttaaaaagaagaaggttttttttttttttttgctttaatgtaGCTCAAGGTTTTAGTTCCAGGCTGCACAACAGAAACATTAAGGTGTGCGCCTGCATAATGTGCTCTCATCCATAGTGTGCCACATGCAGTTTAACCTTGGCTGTGTGGATCGGGGTATGAGTAATACTAGTGCATGCCTAAAAGGTGTAGTGTAGACAGgacacaacctttttttttttttttttatctttctctttcagatTTGTGTATGGGAGCTTAATGTAGgctaattgtgtgtttgtgtgtgccacTTCCAGACGGGGGGCACAATGAGCGAAGAGCCAGCGGTCACCCCCAGCTGGCTGACCCCTGATCCCACGGCGTGGGCCAGCGGAGGCGGGGGGCCGATGGACAACAGCACCAGCCTGGGGATGTTTCCGCCGGAggactccctccctcccagccaGCTCCCGCTTCTGGTGAACCCCTGGGACATTGTGCTCTGCTCGTCCGGGACTCTGATAGCCTGCGAGAACGCCCTGGTGGTGCTGGTGATCTGGCAGAACCCGGCGCTCAGGGCCCCCATGTTCCTGCTGATCGGAAGCCTGGCGCTGGCCGACCTCCTGGCCGGCCTGGGCCTCGTGCTCCACTTCACCTGTGCCTACCTGCTCCGCTCCGACTCTGCCCAGCTGCTGACCGTGGGCCTGGTGGTGGCCTCCTTCTCGGCCTCCGTCTTCAGCCTGCTGGCGATCACAATCGACCGCTACCTGTCGCTGTACTACGCCCTCACCTACAACTCGGAGCGGACGGCGGCCTTCACCTACACCATGCTCGTGCTGCTGTGGGGCCTCTCCCTGTGCCTGGGCCTGCTGCCGGTCACGGGGGTCAACTGCCTGGCGGAGGAGGCCACGTGCAGCGTGGTGCGGCCGCTGACAAAGAACAACATCGCCGTGCTGTCCgtctccttcctgctgctgttcgGCCTCATGCTACAGCTCTACGTCCAGATCTGCAAGATCGTGATGCGGCACGCCCACCAGATCGCCCTCCAGCACCACTTCCTGGCCGCCTCGCCCCACTACGTCACGACCCGGAAGGGCGTGTCGACCCTGGCCATCATCCTGGGCACCTTCGCCGCCTGCTGGATGCCGTTCACCGTCTACTCCCTCATCGCCGACTACACCTACCCCCCGCTCTACACCTACGCCACGCTGGTGCCTGCCACCTACAACTCGGTCATCAACCCGGTCATCTACGCCTTCAGGAACCAGGAGATCCAGAAGGCGCTGTGGCTGGTGTGCTGCGGCTGCGTGCCCGCCAGCGTGGCCCACCGCGCGCGGACCCCTAGCGACGTCTGACCGAGCAGACCCAGGCGGGAAGAGAGAGGCGACCTGGGTCAGCTGCGCTCCTCACCGGATCTGCCCGGTGtcaaagagagcagcagcagcagcggtggagGTCAGGGGACGTGGCAGAGGGCTGAGGCTGGGAAAGTCACAGGCGGAGGCAGCGTGGTCAGCTATCCACAGCCCAcatggaaggatggatggaagatctttttttttttttttctttcctttgttacACTCACCACAGGGCAAGGTATCTCTCTGTCTTCCCCACTAAAGGCCACTATGCGCTGCATCTCGCCCCCTCCCGCTCCACACATGCCACGCCCTTCCTCGTTTCTGCAGAGGGCGCTGGGTGCATCACATGTAACAGGCACCAGCTGTATATAGAATGAGCGTACACTTCCCAGAGCTGGAGCTTTGGCTGACACgtgattgttttcctttgaacaTGGAGGATTTATTAGTTCGGGCCCGTGCGCCTGcgtgcgtaaaaaaaaaaaaaacaacaacagagtgcgCGTGcggcgaggagaggagaggagagaggagaggagaggagaggagcgtcCACGGCTGAACACGCAGGCATTTCCACAGTAAAAGCCCGTCTGGAGCAGCATCCCAGGCGCTCTGCTGCTGCACCCTGGACGTGCGTCGAAAGCTAAACAGCCGCGGAGAGCTATAAATAGACCCGGCGCTCTCTGATCCGCGCTCCGCGCCCTCAACAGACGCAGAGACAGAAATCAAGCCacacttcttctcctcttcgCCTCtcccattttctcctcctcctccttctctccagaTCGCACTGTTTCAGCTCGGCTCTTATCAGGCTCAAGACGACGCCCCTGGAGACCTcccactcctccccctcccccattCCATTAACCCcctcatctattttttttttttatcaatatgGAGGCACAAACCGAACAGACCAATCGGATTATGTAACCTCGCTGTATAGCCTTCCCCCAACTCCTGTCGCCTCCTTTCACTTCAGATGTGGAGAATGCCATGAAATTTAACTCCCccaatttaaatttccttaaagTGATTTTTAAAGTCACTCCCCCTAAAACCACAATCACATGGGTGATCAAATTAACccaaaaaaacaatttttttgtcTAAAAGTCTAAATGTATTTCCATTTCTCCGACGGCACCCGAAGGGCCTCGCACCAGCCGACGAGACCTGCGCGCTTGTCCTTCTCTGTAATTTGCATGCAGAAAGCACAGGTCCCCGGGTTTAGTGTGGCGGGTCACGCAGGCCACCGCGGGCGCCGCGCCGCGACCTCCTGATGTCACCGTGACCCCAATAACgttgtttatttacaatgtaCCACAGCGTACCTCACATGTATCATTGTAAGAGCTACAGTCGCCACTCGAAGGTcgcaagaaaaacagaaaaagaaggtaaaaaaGTGGAATTTTTTTGGCTTTAAAGTGGCGTTTCAAGTTAAGCGGCGCCCAAAGCCACGCCGCACATCAGCTGCTCTGAGTTACTTGTCGAAGTCCCCACCCGCCGCTCCACAACATGTACGCTTCTCCCCCCGAGTCATGTCAGCAATAACTAGCCTATGAATGGTAGTTATGTTTGTAGATGTGAAGCAATACTCAGACAGCAATAACATGGGACCACGACTTCTTCCTGCATCGCGAAGCGCCGCACCGGCGGCCGCTCGGGGTGGGGTCGCAGAGAGCAGGCCCCGGTGAGCTACAAGTGATGCTTCGCCTTCAGACCGGTGGTGGCGGGGTAATCACTCCCGGGTTGGGAACAGCGGACTCGTCCATCACGCTGACACCACTGCCTCATTCCTCCGCGGccactccccaccccacccaaaagaagaagaagaagaagaagaagaaaaaaaaaatcgggcTCTGATCTTATTCTCACACCAGGATGAACTCTCTTCTCTCCATTGCCTCTGCCTTTCGTGAGCATAACAGCTGTCCTGAGTGTCGTAACCTCTCGAAATATCAGCgagactgtgtttattttttatttttgtgtgtggagtTGCATGGCCTctgggtgtgtgcatgtgtgtgtgtgtgtgtgtttgtgatccAGCAGCTCAGCAGACCGTAATCTGTCTCCTGGAGGTGTCAGGGTGGGAACAAGCAACAGGTCTGAGGAGTATCGAGTCCTgttcaaccccccccccaccccccctgaCCCCGGAGGATAATGCTGCCAGTCTTCCTGTCAATTCTGAGAGAAGTGGAGCAGTGGCCTCATGTTTGTAGAGCTTCGTGGAGTAGGGGGGACACGGGGGGATGGGACTAGGACGTGGGCGCTCCAGCACTTCAAGCCAAAGCGAAAGGGATTGTGAATGAATCGGGATCCTAGTCCTGCTGCgtgttttctgtctcctttgtTACTAATATTATACTTTTAAATCAATCTGGCTGCGGCAGGCGTCCGTTAAGTGACCTCTGAATGATCCTACGAGCTAAAAATGGCGCCTTccaaatacagagaaaatgcttcttcttctttccttccttggaACCGCGCTCAGTCAGCCAGGTAGAGAAACCCCCGTCTTCGTCCTCCTGGCCTCCGGCGCAGTGCAgagacttttcttttgttgttttttttttttgtaaaaatgcGGGGATTAGCAAGGAACGTTAAAGAGCAACATTTCTAAGCTTTGGAGCGCAGCCCCGCGTATGTGAACTTGTGCACGGTGTCGAGACTGAACCCCGTCGTTAGGCCGGCACGTCGCAAACCTCCACTAACTCTCGTTGCTTTTACCTTTGGAGAAAAGTCTATTTTGTTATATTCATTGAGAAgttctatttttttccactttagtCCGGCCTGAATTCTTTCGGATTCTGACGTTGTACCGTATGTAACCGCGCTGTTAGGCCTTTTTCTGAATGTAGTATTTATGAAATTGTTTAGCGGGAAACGGAGCCGTCCTCTTCCTCGTTTCTGTAAATAAAGGCATGCCGAggagaaaggggggagggggtgggagaTAAGAAGGGGGAGGGACTTTATACCACCGAGCATGGTGCTACCAAAGCCGGTCAAACCAGAGGACGAGCTGGGGTGCACCATTTCTTTTTACACTTGGCTGTTGATGTAGACGTTGTTCGGTTACATTTCCACTTTCCTCGCTTCAATATGCACTGGTTTGTTCCCGAAGGCTGACGGTTGATTGattcggcggcggcggcggcggtggggTGTTTGCGGGGGTTGAATAAAAAGGTACATTTTGGTGAATGTGAATCTCTCGTGCAGCCAGCGGGATTGTTGAGGTTTCCACTGTTGAGCAGGTGTGAACAAGGGCTTTGTATCCAAGAAAGGTGTCGGACTGTGATGTTGGATGTAATACTTATCTGTACACACACCTGTTAATCACGCAGTGTAACAGTGCACGAAGCCGTGTACAAAGCAACTGTCTGGGGGGGAAAAATGTTGCCAGCGACAGTTCCTAATATAGAGCTAAATATCAAAACACTCAAGGgcctgtgaatgtgtgtgtgtgtgtgtatgtgtgtgtgtttggggttgGAAATGggaagggtggggtggggtggggcggGGCAGAGGGTTTTTGACGCCACAGTATCAGCATCTTGTGTAGACGTAGTTTTCAATGTgaaatgcactttattttttggGATGAAAATGGCACAACAAATTAAGTATCTGCAAAATGAAACGTATAAATGATAATCAACATGCACTAACTTAACTGAGATAttgtaacaaaagaaaaaaaagaaaaaacaaa
It contains:
- the gpr12 gene encoding G-protein coupled receptor 12, with protein sequence MSEEPAVTPSWLTPDPTAWASGGGGPMDNSTSLGMFPPEDSLPPSQLPLLVNPWDIVLCSSGTLIACENALVVLVIWQNPALRAPMFLLIGSLALADLLAGLGLVLHFTCAYLLRSDSAQLLTVGLVVASFSASVFSLLAITIDRYLSLYYALTYNSERTAAFTYTMLVLLWGLSLCLGLLPVTGVNCLAEEATCSVVRPLTKNNIAVLSVSFLLLFGLMLQLYVQICKIVMRHAHQIALQHHFLAASPHYVTTRKGVSTLAIILGTFAACWMPFTVYSLIADYTYPPLYTYATLVPATYNSVINPVIYAFRNQEIQKALWLVCCGCVPASVAHRARTPSDV
- the usp12a gene encoding ubiquitin carboxyl-terminal hydrolase 12A; amino-acid sequence: MEILMTVSKFASFCTMGANASALEKEIGSEQFPVNEHYFGLVNFGNTCYCNSVLQALYFCRPFREKILAYRSQPRRKENLLTCLADLFHSIANQKRKVGVIPPKKFITRLRKENELFDNYMQQDAHEFLNYLLNTIADLLQEERKQEKTNGRLANGTLDSQNNNSNATPAPTWVHEIFQGTLTNETRCLTCETISSKDEDFLDLSVDVEQNTSITHCLRGFSNTETLCSEYKYYCEECRSKQEAHKRMRVKKLPMILALHLKRFKYMEQLQRYTKLSYRVVFPLELRLFNTSGDATNPERLYDLVAVVVHCGSGPNRGHYIAIVKSHDFWLLFDDDIVEKIDAQAIEEFYGLTSEISKNSESGYILFYQSRD